One region of Salvelinus namaycush isolate Seneca chromosome 3, SaNama_1.0, whole genome shotgun sequence genomic DNA includes:
- the LOC120045142 gene encoding serrate RNA effector molecule homolog isoform X4, translating into MSPQQKRMRRDWDDHGGDPYHGGYDLGYGGGGGPSYVPPQPWGHPDLHLMQPHHGIPIQARLGNIHDMDLGPPPPVMKSFKEFLLSLDDSVDETEAVKRYNEYKIDFRRQQMQDFFLAHKDEEWFRSKYHPDEAGQRKAESHSALQNRLNVYMFLMENGWFDTVSLDIEKAQAIMKVLDAAVIKMEGGTDYDLRILELPSEEEEERGRADRAAAGGPGTEPPKKEEPKDMDNDGKPPADKEKGENDACSMEKGANGGGEAAEGGSEGEEKEEEGEKEMKSKEVVPEPKKLSKKRKRKHSGDSEDEASASESDSDSDSNSHHSSDKPAEREEGEEKEDEGEEGEDKDEEEEEECEADRKKIKDEKPKEREKEEKKPKEDQPPRPRPLHRTCSLFMRSIAPTISKAEIIALCRRYPGFMRVCLSDPQPERRFFRRCWVTFDRSVNIKETCWNLQNIRLRDCELAPGVNRDLARRVRNINGITQHKQVLRNDIKLSAKLIHSLDHRGRLWSHKSRGEAVSAVEVAAQNPILKNITDYLIEEVSAEEEELLGSVGGADAEEGTKEGYPAEITVERDDKLVKVLDRLLLYLRIVHSIDYYNNCEYPSEDEMPNRCGMIHVRGPIPPNRIAHGEVLEWQKTFEERLSPLFSVKEKLSEEEAGKMGRKDPEQEVEKFVLANTQELGKDKWLCPLSGKKFKGPEFVRKHILNKHGDKIEEVKREVVFFNNFLMDAKRPSLPEMKPPPPLGPGQGVLSQGMPFPPQGLMGFGPGQPRPPVMGYGGGPPYPPNQYGGGRGNYDNFRGQAGGYPGKPRNNRMSRGDPRNIIEYRDLDAPDDIDFF; encoded by the exons ATGAGTCCCCAACAAAAACGCATGAGGAGAGACTG GGATGACCATGGCGGAGATCCCTACCATGGGGGGTATGACTTGGGCTATGGTGGTGGCGGAGGCCCCAGCTACGTTCCTCCACAGCCCTGGGGCCACCCTGACCTGCACCTCATGCAGCCTCACCATGGCATCCCCATCCAGGCAAG GCTAGGTAACATCCATGATATGGACCTGGGCCCACCGCCTCCAGTGATGAAGAGCTTTAAGGAGTTCCTGCTGTCCCTGGATGACTCTgtggatgagactgaggcagtTAAGCGTTATAATGAGTACAAGATAGACTTCCGACGGCAGCAGATGCAGGACTTCTTCCTTGCTCACAAAGATGAAGAGTG GTTCCGATCCAAGTACCACCCGGATGAGGCGGGCCAGCGGAAGGCGGAGTCCCACAGTGCCCTGCAGAACCGGCTGAATGTCTACATGTTCCTAATGGAGAACGGCTGGTTCGACACGGTCTCCCTGGACATAGAGAAGGCACAGGCTATCATGAAGGTCTTGGATGCAG CTGTgataaagatggagggagggacagattATGACCTGCGCATCCTGGAGCTTCCgtctgaggaggaagaggaaagagggagagctgACAGGGCGGCAGCTGGTGGTCCGGGAACTGAGCCCCCCAAAAAAGAGGAGCCTAAGGATATGGACAATGACGGCAAACCCCCAGCTGACAAAGAGAAG GGGGAGAATGATGCCTGCAGCATGGAGAAAGGTGCAAACGGTGGTGGTGAGGCAGCagaaggagggagtgagggagaagagaaagaggaggaaggagaaaaaGAGATGAAAAGCAAAGAGGTTGTGCCTGAGCCTAAGAAG CTGAgtaagaagaggaagaggaagcacAGTGgagacagtgaagatgaggctaGTGCCTCTGAGAGTGACTCAGACTCGGACTCCAACTCCCATCATTCCTCTGATAAACCTGCCGAGAGGGAGGAGGGTGAGGAAAAGGAGGATGAGGGTGAGGAAGGGGAGGAcaaggatgaagaggaggaagaagagtgtGAAG CTGACAGAAAAAAAATCAAAGACGAGAAACCAAAGGAaagggagaaggaagagaagaaaCCCAAGGAGGACCAGCCCCCGAGACCCCGGCCTCTCCACAGGACCTGCTCTCTATTCATGAGGAGCATCGCCCCCACCATCTCCAAGGCAGAGATCATAGCT CTGTGTCGGAGATATCCTGGGTTCATGCGAGTGTGTTTGTCTGATCCCCAACCAGAGCGAAG GTTCTTCCGTCGCTGCTGGGTGACGTTTGACCGTAGTGTCAACATCAAGGAGACCTGCTGGAACCTCCAGAACATCAGA CTGCGTGACTGTGAGCTGGCTCCGGGGGTCAACAGAGACCTGGCCCGGAGGGTCCGCAACATCAATGGTATCACTCAGCACAAACAGGTGCTACGAAACGACATCAAGCTGTCAGCCAAACTCATCCACTCCCTGGACCACAGAGGCAGGCTGTGGAGCCACAAGTCCCGTGGAGAGGCAGTGTCTGCTgtggag GTGGCGGCTCAGAACCCCATCCTGAAGAACATCACTGACTACCTGATAGAGGAGGTGAGCGCTGAGGAGGAGGAGCTTCTGGGCAGTGTGGGTGGAGCTGACGCAGAGGAGGGCACCAAGGAGGGCTACCCAGCCGAGATCACTGTGGAAAGGGACGACAAGCTGGTCAAG GTGTTGGACCGTCTTCTCTTGTACCTGCGTATTGTCCATTCCATCGACTACTACAACAACTGCGAGTACCCCAGCGAGGATGAGATGCCCAACCGCTGTGGCATGATCCATGTCCGTGGGCCCATCCCTCCCAATCGCATCGCACACGGGGAAG TGTTGGAGTGGCAGAAGACATTTGAGGAGAGGCTGAGCCCCCTGTTCAGTGTGAAGGAGAAGCTATCGGAGGAGGAGGCAGGAAAAATGGGCCGGAAGGACCCGGAGCAGGAGGTGGAGAAGTTTGTGTTGGCCAACACCCAGGAGCTGGGCAAGGACAAGTGGCTCTGCCCCCTCAGTGGCAAGAAGTTCAAG GGCCCAGAGTTTGTGCGCAAGCACATCCTGAACAAACACGGGGACAAGATTGAGGAGGTGAAAAGGGAGGTGGTGTTTTTCAACAACTTTCTCATGGATGCCAAGCGACCTTCCCTCCCAGAGATGAAGCCCCCTCCTCCGCTCGGCCCAGGACAAG GAGTTCTCTCTCAAGGCATGCCCTTCCCTCCCCAAGGCCTCATGGGCTTTGGGCCCGGTCAGCCTCGTCCTCCTGTCATGGGTTACGGAG GTGGACCTCCTTACCCACCAAACCAGTACGGAGGCGGCCGGGGTAACTATGACAACTTTCGTGGACAGGCTGGTGGCTACCCTGGTAAACCCCGCAACAACAG AATGTCCCGGGGAGATCCACGCAACATCATTGAATACCGTGACCTCGATGCACCTGATGACATTGACTTCTTCTAG
- the LOC120045142 gene encoding serrate RNA effector molecule homolog isoform X3 — MADSDDEYDRRRRDKFRRERSDNYDRSREREDRRRDDWNDRRPSAREWDRGRERRSRGEYRDYERGRRERFSPPRHDMSPQQKRMRRDWDDHGGDPYHGGYDLGYGGGGGPSYVPPQPWGHPDLHLMQPHHGIPIQARLGNIHDMDLGPPPPVMKSFKEFLLSLDDSVDETEAVKRYNEYKIDFRRQQMQDFFLAHKDEEWFRSKYHPDEAGQRKAESHSALQNRLNVYMFLMENGWFDTVSLDIEKAQAIMKVLDAAVIKMEGGTDYDLRILELPSEEEEERGRADRAAAGGPGTEPPKKEEPKDMDNDGKPPADKEKGENDACSMEKGANGGGEAAEGGSEGEEKEEEGEKEMKSKEVVPEPKKLSKKRKRKHSGDSEDEASASESDSDSDSNSHHSSDKPAEREEGEEKEDEGEEGEDKDEEEEEECEADRKKIKDEKPKEREKEEKKPKEDQPPRPRPLHRTCSLFMRSIAPTISKLCRRYPGFMRVCLSDPQPERRFFRRCWVTFDRSVNIKETCWNLQNIRLRDCELAPGVNRDLARRVRNINGITQHKQVLRNDIKLSAKLIHSLDHRGRLWSHKSRGEAVSAVEVAAQNPILKNITDYLIEEVSAEEEELLGSVGGADAEEGTKEGYPAEITVERDDKLVKVLDRLLLYLRIVHSIDYYNNCEYPSEDEMPNRCGMIHVRGPIPPNRIAHGEVLEWQKTFEERLSPLFSVKEKLSEEEAGKMGRKDPEQEVEKFVLANTQELGKDKWLCPLSGKKFKGPEFVRKHILNKHGDKIEEVKREVVFFNNFLMDAKRPSLPEMKPPPPLGPGQGVLSQGMPFPPQGLMGFGPGQPRPPVMGYGGGPPYPPNQYGGGRGNYDNFRGQAGGYPGKPRNNRMSRGDPRNIIEYRDLDAPDDIDFF, encoded by the exons ATGGCAGACAGTGATGATGAATATGATCGCAGAAGGAGAGACAAGTTCCGTCGTGAGAGGAGCGACAACTATGACCGCTcccgagagagagaggacaggcgTAGGGATGACTGGAATGACAG GCGCCCATCTGCCAGGGAGTGGGACAGGGGCAGGGAGCGTCGTAGCCGGGGGGAGTATCGGGACTACGAGAGGGGTCGAAGGGAGAGGTTCTCCCCACCCAGGCACGACATGAGTCCCCAACAAAAACGCATGAGGAGAGACTG GGATGACCATGGCGGAGATCCCTACCATGGGGGGTATGACTTGGGCTATGGTGGTGGCGGAGGCCCCAGCTACGTTCCTCCACAGCCCTGGGGCCACCCTGACCTGCACCTCATGCAGCCTCACCATGGCATCCCCATCCAGGCAAG GCTAGGTAACATCCATGATATGGACCTGGGCCCACCGCCTCCAGTGATGAAGAGCTTTAAGGAGTTCCTGCTGTCCCTGGATGACTCTgtggatgagactgaggcagtTAAGCGTTATAATGAGTACAAGATAGACTTCCGACGGCAGCAGATGCAGGACTTCTTCCTTGCTCACAAAGATGAAGAGTG GTTCCGATCCAAGTACCACCCGGATGAGGCGGGCCAGCGGAAGGCGGAGTCCCACAGTGCCCTGCAGAACCGGCTGAATGTCTACATGTTCCTAATGGAGAACGGCTGGTTCGACACGGTCTCCCTGGACATAGAGAAGGCACAGGCTATCATGAAGGTCTTGGATGCAG CTGTgataaagatggagggagggacagattATGACCTGCGCATCCTGGAGCTTCCgtctgaggaggaagaggaaagagggagagctgACAGGGCGGCAGCTGGTGGTCCGGGAACTGAGCCCCCCAAAAAAGAGGAGCCTAAGGATATGGACAATGACGGCAAACCCCCAGCTGACAAAGAGAAG GGGGAGAATGATGCCTGCAGCATGGAGAAAGGTGCAAACGGTGGTGGTGAGGCAGCagaaggagggagtgagggagaagagaaagaggaggaaggagaaaaaGAGATGAAAAGCAAAGAGGTTGTGCCTGAGCCTAAGAAG CTGAgtaagaagaggaagaggaagcacAGTGgagacagtgaagatgaggctaGTGCCTCTGAGAGTGACTCAGACTCGGACTCCAACTCCCATCATTCCTCTGATAAACCTGCCGAGAGGGAGGAGGGTGAGGAAAAGGAGGATGAGGGTGAGGAAGGGGAGGAcaaggatgaagaggaggaagaagagtgtGAAG CTGACAGAAAAAAAATCAAAGACGAGAAACCAAAGGAaagggagaaggaagagaagaaaCCCAAGGAGGACCAGCCCCCGAGACCCCGGCCTCTCCACAGGACCTGCTCTCTATTCATGAGGAGCATCGCCCCCACCATCTCCAAG CTGTGTCGGAGATATCCTGGGTTCATGCGAGTGTGTTTGTCTGATCCCCAACCAGAGCGAAG GTTCTTCCGTCGCTGCTGGGTGACGTTTGACCGTAGTGTCAACATCAAGGAGACCTGCTGGAACCTCCAGAACATCAGA CTGCGTGACTGTGAGCTGGCTCCGGGGGTCAACAGAGACCTGGCCCGGAGGGTCCGCAACATCAATGGTATCACTCAGCACAAACAGGTGCTACGAAACGACATCAAGCTGTCAGCCAAACTCATCCACTCCCTGGACCACAGAGGCAGGCTGTGGAGCCACAAGTCCCGTGGAGAGGCAGTGTCTGCTgtggag GTGGCGGCTCAGAACCCCATCCTGAAGAACATCACTGACTACCTGATAGAGGAGGTGAGCGCTGAGGAGGAGGAGCTTCTGGGCAGTGTGGGTGGAGCTGACGCAGAGGAGGGCACCAAGGAGGGCTACCCAGCCGAGATCACTGTGGAAAGGGACGACAAGCTGGTCAAG GTGTTGGACCGTCTTCTCTTGTACCTGCGTATTGTCCATTCCATCGACTACTACAACAACTGCGAGTACCCCAGCGAGGATGAGATGCCCAACCGCTGTGGCATGATCCATGTCCGTGGGCCCATCCCTCCCAATCGCATCGCACACGGGGAAG TGTTGGAGTGGCAGAAGACATTTGAGGAGAGGCTGAGCCCCCTGTTCAGTGTGAAGGAGAAGCTATCGGAGGAGGAGGCAGGAAAAATGGGCCGGAAGGACCCGGAGCAGGAGGTGGAGAAGTTTGTGTTGGCCAACACCCAGGAGCTGGGCAAGGACAAGTGGCTCTGCCCCCTCAGTGGCAAGAAGTTCAAG GGCCCAGAGTTTGTGCGCAAGCACATCCTGAACAAACACGGGGACAAGATTGAGGAGGTGAAAAGGGAGGTGGTGTTTTTCAACAACTTTCTCATGGATGCCAAGCGACCTTCCCTCCCAGAGATGAAGCCCCCTCCTCCGCTCGGCCCAGGACAAG GAGTTCTCTCTCAAGGCATGCCCTTCCCTCCCCAAGGCCTCATGGGCTTTGGGCCCGGTCAGCCTCGTCCTCCTGTCATGGGTTACGGAG GTGGACCTCCTTACCCACCAAACCAGTACGGAGGCGGCCGGGGTAACTATGACAACTTTCGTGGACAGGCTGGTGGCTACCCTGGTAAACCCCGCAACAACAG AATGTCCCGGGGAGATCCACGCAACATCATTGAATACCGTGACCTCGATGCACCTGATGACATTGACTTCTTCTAG
- the LOC120045142 gene encoding serrate RNA effector molecule homolog isoform X2, producing MADSDDEYDRRRRDKFRRERSDNYDRSREREDRRRDDWNDREWDRGRERRSRGEYRDYERGRRERFSPPRHDMSPQQKRMRRDWDDHGGDPYHGGYDLGYGGGGGPSYVPPQPWGHPDLHLMQPHHGIPIQARLGNIHDMDLGPPPPVMKSFKEFLLSLDDSVDETEAVKRYNEYKIDFRRQQMQDFFLAHKDEEWFRSKYHPDEAGQRKAESHSALQNRLNVYMFLMENGWFDTVSLDIEKAQAIMKVLDAAVIKMEGGTDYDLRILELPSEEEEERGRADRAAAGGPGTEPPKKEEPKDMDNDGKPPADKEKGENDACSMEKGANGGGEAAEGGSEGEEKEEEGEKEMKSKEVVPEPKKLSKKRKRKHSGDSEDEASASESDSDSDSNSHHSSDKPAEREEGEEKEDEGEEGEDKDEEEEEECEADRKKIKDEKPKEREKEEKKPKEDQPPRPRPLHRTCSLFMRSIAPTISKAEIIALCRRYPGFMRVCLSDPQPERRFFRRCWVTFDRSVNIKETCWNLQNIRLRDCELAPGVNRDLARRVRNINGITQHKQVLRNDIKLSAKLIHSLDHRGRLWSHKSRGEAVSAVEVAAQNPILKNITDYLIEEVSAEEEELLGSVGGADAEEGTKEGYPAEITVERDDKLVKVLDRLLLYLRIVHSIDYYNNCEYPSEDEMPNRCGMIHVRGPIPPNRIAHGEVLEWQKTFEERLSPLFSVKEKLSEEEAGKMGRKDPEQEVEKFVLANTQELGKDKWLCPLSGKKFKGPEFVRKHILNKHGDKIEEVKREVVFFNNFLMDAKRPSLPEMKPPPPLGPGQGVLSQGMPFPPQGLMGFGPGQPRPPVMGYGGGPPYPPNQYGGGRGNYDNFRGQAGGYPGKPRNNRMSRGDPRNIIEYRDLDAPDDIDFF from the exons ATGGCAGACAGTGATGATGAATATGATCGCAGAAGGAGAGACAAGTTCCGTCGTGAGAGGAGCGACAACTATGACCGCTcccgagagagagaggacaggcgTAGGGATGACTGGAATGACAG GGAGTGGGACAGGGGCAGGGAGCGTCGTAGCCGGGGGGAGTATCGGGACTACGAGAGGGGTCGAAGGGAGAGGTTCTCCCCACCCAGGCACGACATGAGTCCCCAACAAAAACGCATGAGGAGAGACTG GGATGACCATGGCGGAGATCCCTACCATGGGGGGTATGACTTGGGCTATGGTGGTGGCGGAGGCCCCAGCTACGTTCCTCCACAGCCCTGGGGCCACCCTGACCTGCACCTCATGCAGCCTCACCATGGCATCCCCATCCAGGCAAG GCTAGGTAACATCCATGATATGGACCTGGGCCCACCGCCTCCAGTGATGAAGAGCTTTAAGGAGTTCCTGCTGTCCCTGGATGACTCTgtggatgagactgaggcagtTAAGCGTTATAATGAGTACAAGATAGACTTCCGACGGCAGCAGATGCAGGACTTCTTCCTTGCTCACAAAGATGAAGAGTG GTTCCGATCCAAGTACCACCCGGATGAGGCGGGCCAGCGGAAGGCGGAGTCCCACAGTGCCCTGCAGAACCGGCTGAATGTCTACATGTTCCTAATGGAGAACGGCTGGTTCGACACGGTCTCCCTGGACATAGAGAAGGCACAGGCTATCATGAAGGTCTTGGATGCAG CTGTgataaagatggagggagggacagattATGACCTGCGCATCCTGGAGCTTCCgtctgaggaggaagaggaaagagggagagctgACAGGGCGGCAGCTGGTGGTCCGGGAACTGAGCCCCCCAAAAAAGAGGAGCCTAAGGATATGGACAATGACGGCAAACCCCCAGCTGACAAAGAGAAG GGGGAGAATGATGCCTGCAGCATGGAGAAAGGTGCAAACGGTGGTGGTGAGGCAGCagaaggagggagtgagggagaagagaaagaggaggaaggagaaaaaGAGATGAAAAGCAAAGAGGTTGTGCCTGAGCCTAAGAAG CTGAgtaagaagaggaagaggaagcacAGTGgagacagtgaagatgaggctaGTGCCTCTGAGAGTGACTCAGACTCGGACTCCAACTCCCATCATTCCTCTGATAAACCTGCCGAGAGGGAGGAGGGTGAGGAAAAGGAGGATGAGGGTGAGGAAGGGGAGGAcaaggatgaagaggaggaagaagagtgtGAAG CTGACAGAAAAAAAATCAAAGACGAGAAACCAAAGGAaagggagaaggaagagaagaaaCCCAAGGAGGACCAGCCCCCGAGACCCCGGCCTCTCCACAGGACCTGCTCTCTATTCATGAGGAGCATCGCCCCCACCATCTCCAAGGCAGAGATCATAGCT CTGTGTCGGAGATATCCTGGGTTCATGCGAGTGTGTTTGTCTGATCCCCAACCAGAGCGAAG GTTCTTCCGTCGCTGCTGGGTGACGTTTGACCGTAGTGTCAACATCAAGGAGACCTGCTGGAACCTCCAGAACATCAGA CTGCGTGACTGTGAGCTGGCTCCGGGGGTCAACAGAGACCTGGCCCGGAGGGTCCGCAACATCAATGGTATCACTCAGCACAAACAGGTGCTACGAAACGACATCAAGCTGTCAGCCAAACTCATCCACTCCCTGGACCACAGAGGCAGGCTGTGGAGCCACAAGTCCCGTGGAGAGGCAGTGTCTGCTgtggag GTGGCGGCTCAGAACCCCATCCTGAAGAACATCACTGACTACCTGATAGAGGAGGTGAGCGCTGAGGAGGAGGAGCTTCTGGGCAGTGTGGGTGGAGCTGACGCAGAGGAGGGCACCAAGGAGGGCTACCCAGCCGAGATCACTGTGGAAAGGGACGACAAGCTGGTCAAG GTGTTGGACCGTCTTCTCTTGTACCTGCGTATTGTCCATTCCATCGACTACTACAACAACTGCGAGTACCCCAGCGAGGATGAGATGCCCAACCGCTGTGGCATGATCCATGTCCGTGGGCCCATCCCTCCCAATCGCATCGCACACGGGGAAG TGTTGGAGTGGCAGAAGACATTTGAGGAGAGGCTGAGCCCCCTGTTCAGTGTGAAGGAGAAGCTATCGGAGGAGGAGGCAGGAAAAATGGGCCGGAAGGACCCGGAGCAGGAGGTGGAGAAGTTTGTGTTGGCCAACACCCAGGAGCTGGGCAAGGACAAGTGGCTCTGCCCCCTCAGTGGCAAGAAGTTCAAG GGCCCAGAGTTTGTGCGCAAGCACATCCTGAACAAACACGGGGACAAGATTGAGGAGGTGAAAAGGGAGGTGGTGTTTTTCAACAACTTTCTCATGGATGCCAAGCGACCTTCCCTCCCAGAGATGAAGCCCCCTCCTCCGCTCGGCCCAGGACAAG GAGTTCTCTCTCAAGGCATGCCCTTCCCTCCCCAAGGCCTCATGGGCTTTGGGCCCGGTCAGCCTCGTCCTCCTGTCATGGGTTACGGAG GTGGACCTCCTTACCCACCAAACCAGTACGGAGGCGGCCGGGGTAACTATGACAACTTTCGTGGACAGGCTGGTGGCTACCCTGGTAAACCCCGCAACAACAG AATGTCCCGGGGAGATCCACGCAACATCATTGAATACCGTGACCTCGATGCACCTGATGACATTGACTTCTTCTAG
- the LOC120045142 gene encoding serrate RNA effector molecule homolog isoform X1 encodes MADSDDEYDRRRRDKFRRERSDNYDRSREREDRRRDDWNDRRPSAREWDRGRERRSRGEYRDYERGRRERFSPPRHDMSPQQKRMRRDWDDHGGDPYHGGYDLGYGGGGGPSYVPPQPWGHPDLHLMQPHHGIPIQARLGNIHDMDLGPPPPVMKSFKEFLLSLDDSVDETEAVKRYNEYKIDFRRQQMQDFFLAHKDEEWFRSKYHPDEAGQRKAESHSALQNRLNVYMFLMENGWFDTVSLDIEKAQAIMKVLDAAVIKMEGGTDYDLRILELPSEEEEERGRADRAAAGGPGTEPPKKEEPKDMDNDGKPPADKEKGENDACSMEKGANGGGEAAEGGSEGEEKEEEGEKEMKSKEVVPEPKKLSKKRKRKHSGDSEDEASASESDSDSDSNSHHSSDKPAEREEGEEKEDEGEEGEDKDEEEEEECEADRKKIKDEKPKEREKEEKKPKEDQPPRPRPLHRTCSLFMRSIAPTISKAEIIALCRRYPGFMRVCLSDPQPERRFFRRCWVTFDRSVNIKETCWNLQNIRLRDCELAPGVNRDLARRVRNINGITQHKQVLRNDIKLSAKLIHSLDHRGRLWSHKSRGEAVSAVEVAAQNPILKNITDYLIEEVSAEEEELLGSVGGADAEEGTKEGYPAEITVERDDKLVKVLDRLLLYLRIVHSIDYYNNCEYPSEDEMPNRCGMIHVRGPIPPNRIAHGEVLEWQKTFEERLSPLFSVKEKLSEEEAGKMGRKDPEQEVEKFVLANTQELGKDKWLCPLSGKKFKGPEFVRKHILNKHGDKIEEVKREVVFFNNFLMDAKRPSLPEMKPPPPLGPGQGVLSQGMPFPPQGLMGFGPGQPRPPVMGYGGGPPYPPNQYGGGRGNYDNFRGQAGGYPGKPRNNRMSRGDPRNIIEYRDLDAPDDIDFF; translated from the exons ATGGCAGACAGTGATGATGAATATGATCGCAGAAGGAGAGACAAGTTCCGTCGTGAGAGGAGCGACAACTATGACCGCTcccgagagagagaggacaggcgTAGGGATGACTGGAATGACAG GCGCCCATCTGCCAGGGAGTGGGACAGGGGCAGGGAGCGTCGTAGCCGGGGGGAGTATCGGGACTACGAGAGGGGTCGAAGGGAGAGGTTCTCCCCACCCAGGCACGACATGAGTCCCCAACAAAAACGCATGAGGAGAGACTG GGATGACCATGGCGGAGATCCCTACCATGGGGGGTATGACTTGGGCTATGGTGGTGGCGGAGGCCCCAGCTACGTTCCTCCACAGCCCTGGGGCCACCCTGACCTGCACCTCATGCAGCCTCACCATGGCATCCCCATCCAGGCAAG GCTAGGTAACATCCATGATATGGACCTGGGCCCACCGCCTCCAGTGATGAAGAGCTTTAAGGAGTTCCTGCTGTCCCTGGATGACTCTgtggatgagactgaggcagtTAAGCGTTATAATGAGTACAAGATAGACTTCCGACGGCAGCAGATGCAGGACTTCTTCCTTGCTCACAAAGATGAAGAGTG GTTCCGATCCAAGTACCACCCGGATGAGGCGGGCCAGCGGAAGGCGGAGTCCCACAGTGCCCTGCAGAACCGGCTGAATGTCTACATGTTCCTAATGGAGAACGGCTGGTTCGACACGGTCTCCCTGGACATAGAGAAGGCACAGGCTATCATGAAGGTCTTGGATGCAG CTGTgataaagatggagggagggacagattATGACCTGCGCATCCTGGAGCTTCCgtctgaggaggaagaggaaagagggagagctgACAGGGCGGCAGCTGGTGGTCCGGGAACTGAGCCCCCCAAAAAAGAGGAGCCTAAGGATATGGACAATGACGGCAAACCCCCAGCTGACAAAGAGAAG GGGGAGAATGATGCCTGCAGCATGGAGAAAGGTGCAAACGGTGGTGGTGAGGCAGCagaaggagggagtgagggagaagagaaagaggaggaaggagaaaaaGAGATGAAAAGCAAAGAGGTTGTGCCTGAGCCTAAGAAG CTGAgtaagaagaggaagaggaagcacAGTGgagacagtgaagatgaggctaGTGCCTCTGAGAGTGACTCAGACTCGGACTCCAACTCCCATCATTCCTCTGATAAACCTGCCGAGAGGGAGGAGGGTGAGGAAAAGGAGGATGAGGGTGAGGAAGGGGAGGAcaaggatgaagaggaggaagaagagtgtGAAG CTGACAGAAAAAAAATCAAAGACGAGAAACCAAAGGAaagggagaaggaagagaagaaaCCCAAGGAGGACCAGCCCCCGAGACCCCGGCCTCTCCACAGGACCTGCTCTCTATTCATGAGGAGCATCGCCCCCACCATCTCCAAGGCAGAGATCATAGCT CTGTGTCGGAGATATCCTGGGTTCATGCGAGTGTGTTTGTCTGATCCCCAACCAGAGCGAAG GTTCTTCCGTCGCTGCTGGGTGACGTTTGACCGTAGTGTCAACATCAAGGAGACCTGCTGGAACCTCCAGAACATCAGA CTGCGTGACTGTGAGCTGGCTCCGGGGGTCAACAGAGACCTGGCCCGGAGGGTCCGCAACATCAATGGTATCACTCAGCACAAACAGGTGCTACGAAACGACATCAAGCTGTCAGCCAAACTCATCCACTCCCTGGACCACAGAGGCAGGCTGTGGAGCCACAAGTCCCGTGGAGAGGCAGTGTCTGCTgtggag GTGGCGGCTCAGAACCCCATCCTGAAGAACATCACTGACTACCTGATAGAGGAGGTGAGCGCTGAGGAGGAGGAGCTTCTGGGCAGTGTGGGTGGAGCTGACGCAGAGGAGGGCACCAAGGAGGGCTACCCAGCCGAGATCACTGTGGAAAGGGACGACAAGCTGGTCAAG GTGTTGGACCGTCTTCTCTTGTACCTGCGTATTGTCCATTCCATCGACTACTACAACAACTGCGAGTACCCCAGCGAGGATGAGATGCCCAACCGCTGTGGCATGATCCATGTCCGTGGGCCCATCCCTCCCAATCGCATCGCACACGGGGAAG TGTTGGAGTGGCAGAAGACATTTGAGGAGAGGCTGAGCCCCCTGTTCAGTGTGAAGGAGAAGCTATCGGAGGAGGAGGCAGGAAAAATGGGCCGGAAGGACCCGGAGCAGGAGGTGGAGAAGTTTGTGTTGGCCAACACCCAGGAGCTGGGCAAGGACAAGTGGCTCTGCCCCCTCAGTGGCAAGAAGTTCAAG GGCCCAGAGTTTGTGCGCAAGCACATCCTGAACAAACACGGGGACAAGATTGAGGAGGTGAAAAGGGAGGTGGTGTTTTTCAACAACTTTCTCATGGATGCCAAGCGACCTTCCCTCCCAGAGATGAAGCCCCCTCCTCCGCTCGGCCCAGGACAAG GAGTTCTCTCTCAAGGCATGCCCTTCCCTCCCCAAGGCCTCATGGGCTTTGGGCCCGGTCAGCCTCGTCCTCCTGTCATGGGTTACGGAG GTGGACCTCCTTACCCACCAAACCAGTACGGAGGCGGCCGGGGTAACTATGACAACTTTCGTGGACAGGCTGGTGGCTACCCTGGTAAACCCCGCAACAACAG AATGTCCCGGGGAGATCCACGCAACATCATTGAATACCGTGACCTCGATGCACCTGATGACATTGACTTCTTCTAG